In Neospora caninum Liverpool complete genome, chromosome Ib, one DNA window encodes the following:
- a CDS encoding putative ABC transporter: MLFSVPTSPRRSSRSEPIKESVSHSSSSSLSSAFPFLWRVTEDEDDLGKAEAFLKAFDAERRRAPSSPSILRALHASRLLVPAYWLGCLRFLEVLLAAFLPLLLKSLVASVEAPLPAPSPATGAAPPSCPTSAVAFPFVSTHAAAACAAAATGASSPLGSWHASALGAAFYHPAAAHPSFDPGVAAWASAASYPSLFSFFLAPFAAFSPSAATEPPETPASAPFLSAGDRSLETRVQQILLLALSMVLCSLVHVAIGVYVGHRMRRVAVEVKVALLAAAFQVMVEPDRRAAEAKSSGTKFKALLPLHAWGRGAASQGSDEQEGHGGTARNAPRLPVETRDCCAYPRKGRGAPASTDGDEAHRASQGDAQPRRGETGAEAAPEWSRQGGRTRWEESNERARTAGGRVPGQGRYGGDTRGEPTDARQMSTGRTGPIPEEEAAGAVRADMHWQTTHARERDASQDETEGWTATRSARVAREPCGDHGSVGARASDGEETPQGPHRRDALERVSTGTGIFVQSGRQAGGNLSSVGVAAAFSSSSSSASASLRSSSASFLRVFGRSASRLPGDCESPSRGDALACVSKAGPDPPTPSPGHCPDACSSPRTALVAAPPAELPSSLHAPADRHASLPPLSLPARVRGAIENAASEALKRTVSVMEGLNTTALDVANSAVATAAATAQFVRGGRTRRRRGRREERQGLQPERRDGRPARRDAHEQAGTGEGDSSFGDMSGVESELASSRDENGNLSDTSASWDEDMEARGESDASACSDPSTPARKHTRRLGESCRSSPSASEASHPSFSPCPAAGARLQEHGLASASSPQVGHRPRLGRKGTERRRSSGDLSAVAAAAAAATLAVFRAPLPGSSAAGEGDGREVRHAREAGASLKRQASGDGSQACMRCGQACGARDDAGIWQSGVDEQDRGVDQAGRGGGDFARRGGAWARPRRGEGEPGQLRAGGEGGGQPGSCGASLTSNCPAVCTPGELPVRSEEPVARESSWAANGPAGKASPFPELSFACSLRRCSSAPALPHFLCDLSSFSSPQQSPPRDASARAFEVPSKASRWLSGASFRNANRRAAADGSGGELRREGGDFLKQGRQKRERGPRSGAVPVELTTLLSVDGERIQGGVCTLHEAWATPLTLVMTLSLIYVQIPKAFLPGLIVFAICLLLQVLLTRRLRHLTRRLMVCRDARLHACREFFAQFRHVKLLCLERFAYRRLRALRQHELQRLNYFFICTPLVVKVVVLFSLVLSHQKLTAASNIFASLALIDRALNALNSLPLLLSEFTAAAVSFTRFSVFLTNHWKEEPVGAPPAGPTQSAAKWNEKLREETRLPRGRDKAGAESDGGDGSVADAPSPPLSAGGAQARRPTADQPVLETATAVGRLLASAAQPRGVRADNEPPGERFHSISRADTRPPGAGKRRTTQSHALHARCPVLTGDMSQPETAQDGAGSSVSSISSPAPQKSPDGLTVDAAAEAAAAKARSVSPSFASIQSVSTTCRDRNAWPPGTLESAGARREAVLMLSRCYFSWHSLTPSELAAFAKSFLSTSRSSLSASSSCAASSFSASSSAGSAFVAASPPPSAGALVSSSKVVLKNINFSVHAGELTVIVGPSGGGKSSLLCALVSELVLLHGSVAVAGDKPEGREAKRARAALSSETLEAKETNARLAEATGPCRSLHADPRARQAPPRDGEEAWALHTHARNGNDSEDEGEEEEGEHDEDEEEASPVGYAAQQPWLFRGTVRENILFGRPFDADAYHKVLTACALHSDLEKLACKDMTDLDSGGQCLSGGQRARVGLARAIYGASLAASSSSPRSSSSASSSPSSASSSSASFSFSVSAPCASMSSCPSSTPQRRSALLSAAGEACGGCGKSPKGETSPACRRPEGEAARRKEGGNAPRLFLIDDPFSCLDAVTATWIWRHVFAEGGILCGHTVVLVTHAAFLSTLRDPPIASLWYMEGGHLTPVASSCLTAAPLPSSLGFSHLPLAPKSSQRGARSAGSTSPTASPPASPHEAKLPLLPTSDTVGLHAKPVAKGTHLASGDVSLPEARGGDVQRHSGDTSSEVKAVFKSSEGAEIPASSPEGGLRPLAPVCLGWRGPSASASPAVSSPGQNMGHRSAKEPDRGGPGDACPERPSLLPSAPPGEPSTSASGLTGQFGEELTSASEARSSSYGSLVGCAVSRGSFRSVGRSGGQFVSSGDGGEGPRASRECEGQMGGHPARLFPVSGFTGTGAEGARSDSCAVCSRGEEARNTHEDPREKSGSGARFAVRTGGARSGVYTPLQGEESGGAQPSSPALLQKGPSSASRYLVVGGIATKAREEARDRRSAREKEKAREGGAFDRALWGVYIRAAGDRRVAGVLVACMLHAYGSAFCDYWVKCWTTNRLPFLVPLPWIAFFASLFSSPPSLVEASNSIVALLRSALPAVPSPFVFSASRFVGGPEAEQAPAVSLEVEQRWKDTSFLFVYLLVACISILLCVSTTFGYVRCGLSAASALHERMLASLLRSGSSWVERTPLGRILSRCSDDIFSVDEQIPSALHLFTVIGVTLSAKLLMLAANAPLLLVVLLPVGVFFWRTSAHFRSSARDLKRLEMLTRSPLHERLTEASTGGATIRAFGAQKRFYEAYVEKLGAHRRTVQRNQLVHAWLSLRLQGSGALAQGAFLFIVVFPVFLVPQRLRTMQGELAAVLALGLYTTMPLVRLLTALITSAIRADMQMVAVERLTEYANIPPEDDSYDPLYCRPVATALADAASVAAASSRPVSALRAPVSLASSKPALTSAAQPRSEASSPAAPQATPERATSSSSSSACGAKPAASDRSASAVCATPKHSAFPLFLPFLTREASCPNLVSLGKKKPSATIPSPSPHTPLPSSSSASSSSCSSLFSSLPSSLSSSSSAVSSSGLAPPASPLSPAICDAPASASLSPSSADCATLGCADAGEKATDAGSLAEGTCATQCGKRLSAKAADTQALPGEGRSAVPTCAPPEKQRSKTFRKALRFDVGLPAAPAIAWPTAGRIDFDDVCVEYGPGLAPALSHASFTIYPGETVAMVGRTGAGKSSVLLALARMVNYTGSIKIDGIDTRRMPRHILRSRLALVPQNPVLFSGSLRSNLDAERLRTNEQIFKILDLCKLGNVVRALPDGLDTRLSARAECADVEFRIKRSRRHATGPRHQRRSMSLQSPPSSASSDTGHAGASTGACAAACSSPVFPDAVEKLREGREAGRNTREYERNVLPGSIRLSPGQQQLLCFCRALLRGAPIMCLDEVNCRFDAGVEEDIISSALRTKLRPCTVLMISHTLEQLRSLCDRVIAFYSSRVVEIGSPEALLDNPNSYFSKLYHAGTTEGAHGV; this comes from the exons ATGCTCTTTTCCGTTCCCACCTCCCCTCGTCGATCTTCTCGGTCCGAACCAATCAAAGAGTCCGTGTcccattcttcttcctcttcgttaTCTTCGGCGTTTCCATTTCTGTGGCGCGTGActgaggacgaggacgatcTGGGCAAGGCCGAGGCATTTCTAAAGGCGTTTGACGcggagcggcggcgcgcgccgtccTCCCCTTCGATTTTGCgagcgctgcatgcgtcccgGTTGCTGGTGCCTGCGTACTGGCTCGGCTGCCTCCGCTTCCTGGAAgtcctcctcgccgccttcctcccccttctcctGAAAAGTTTAGTCGCTTCCGTGGAGGCGCCTCTTCCGGCGCCCTCGCCTGCGACCGGCGCTGCCCCGCCATCGTGCCCGACCTCTGCGGTTGCATTCCCGTTCGTCTCTACGCACGCAGCGGCTGCCTGCGCAGCAGCCGCGACGGGGGCGAGTTCACCCCTTGGCTCCTGGCACGCGTCTGCGTTGGGCGCGGCTTTCTATCACCCGGCTGCCGCGCATCCGTCCTTCGACCCCGGCGTGGCGGCGTGGGCGTCTGCCGCCTCCTATCCGTCGctgttctccttcttcctcgcgcccttcgctgccttctctccttccgcggCGACCGAGccgccagagacgccggcTTCTGCGCCGTTCCTGAGTGCAGGCGACCGCTCGCTCGAGACGCGCGTGCAGCAGATCCTGCTCCTGGCGCTCAGCATGGTCCTCTGCAGCCTCGTCCACGTGGCCATTGGCGTGTACGTGGGTCACCGCATGCGGCGCGTGGCGGTGGAAGTCAAGGTCGCCCTCCTGGCTGCGGCCTTCCAGGTGATGGTCGAGCCGGAtcgacgcgccgccgaggcgaagTCCAGCGGAACAAAGTTCAAAGCGCTTCTGCCCCTCCACGCGTGGGGACGAGGCGCCGCTTCCCAGGGTTCGGACGAGCAAGAAGGACATGgagggacagcgagaaaTGCACCCAGGCTGCCGGTTGAAACCCGCGACTGCTGTGCATATCCGAGGAAGGGTCGGGGTGCGCCGGCTTCAacagacggcgacgaagcgcaCAGAGCGTCTCAGGGCGACGCACagccgaggcgaggcgagacaggcgcggaGGCAGCGCCAGAGTGGAGCCGGCAAGGCGGGCGCACCCGCTGGGAGGAGTCAAACGAGCGGGCGCGGACGGCCGGAGGACGGGTGCCTGGACAAGGCCGGTATggaggagacaccagagGGGAACCGACGGACGCGCGGCAGATGAGCACAGGCAGGACAGGCCCCATACcagaggaggaggcggctgGGGCAGTGCGTGCCGACATGCACTGGCAAACGACACACGCtcgcgagcgagacgcgtcacaagacgagacagaagggtGGACAGCCACGCGTTCAGCCAGGGTGGCGAGAGAACCCTGCGGAGATCACGGATCGGTGGGCGCCCGGGCGAGCGACGgtgaggagacgccgcaagGCCCTCACAGGCGAGACGCACTCGAGCGGGTCTCCACTGGAACTGGAATATTTGTCCAATCTGGTCGTCAGGCTGGCGGTAACCTCTCGTCGGTCGGCGTGGCTgcggccttctcttcctcgtcttcctccgcctcggcaTCTTTACGTTCCTCTTCGGCATCGTTCCTACGCGTGTTTGGCAGAAGCGCCAGCCGACTGCCTGGTGATTGCGAGTCGCCGTCTCGAGGCGACGCCCTTGCTTGTGTGTCAAAAGCTGGCCCCGACCCGCCGACGCCTTCGCCTGGCCACTGTCCCGACGCTTGCTCGTCTCCACGAACGGCCCTCGTCGCGGCTCCTCCGGCGGAATTGCCGagctcgctgcatgcgcccgcaGACCGCCACGCCAGCTTGCCGCCGCTGTCCCTCCCAGCGCGTGTGAGGGGCGCGATCGAGAACGCGGCCTCGGAAGCACTCAAGCGAACGGTAAGTGTCATGGAGGGACTCAACACGACGGCACTGGACGTCGCGAATTCAGCTGTGGCGACAGCAGCCGCCACCGCGCAGTTCGTGCGCGGCGGCCGAACccggcgcaggcgcggcaggcgcgaggagaggcaaggcCTCCAGCCCGAGCGGCGCGACGGACGgcccgcgaggcgagacgcgcacgagCAGGCAGGGactggcgaaggcgacagcagTTTCGGAGACATGTCTGGAGTCGAAAGCGAGTTGGCAAGCAGCCGAGACGAGAACGGGAACTTGTCAGATACG TCGGCCAGCTGGGACGAGGACATGGAGGCTCGCGGCGAGTCGGACGCCTCAGCCTGTTCGGATCCCTCCACACCCGCGAGGAAGCACACGCGCCGGTTAGGTGAATCTTGTCGTTCCTCCCCGTCTGCGTCTGAAGCCTCGCacccttctttttcgccttgcCCGGCCGCTGGGGCGCGCCTGCAGGAGCACGGCTTGGCTTCTGCGAGCAGCCCCCAGGTGGGCCACAGGCCTCGCctcgggagaaaagggaccgAGCGCAGACGGAGCAGCGGCGACCTCTCCGCAGtggcggcggccgccgctgcggcgacactcgccgttttccgtgCGCCTCTGCCGGGGTCATCTGCGGCCGGTGAGGGGGACGGACGAGAGGTCcgccacgcgagagaggctggGGCGTCCTTGAAGCGTCAGGCGAGTGGAGACGGTAGCCAGGCGTGCATGCGATGTGGGCAAGCGTGCGGCGCACGTGACGATGCCGGAATCTGGCAGAGCGGTGTGGACGAGCAGGACCGGGGCGTGGACCAGGCGGGGCGTGGCGGTGGAGACTTTGCAcgtcgcggcggcgcctgggcgaggccgcgacggGGCGAAGGGGAGCCTGGCCAGCTGCGCGCGGGTGGCGAGGGCGGTGGACAGCCCGGGAGCTGCGGGGCCTCCTTGACGTCAAACTGCCcggctgtatgtacacccggaGAGCTGCCAGTGCGATCGGAGGAACCGGTCGCCAGAGAGTCGAGTTGGGCCGCGAACGGCCCCGCGGGAaaggcgtctccgtttcctgaGTTGTCCTTTGCTTGCTCGCTTCGGCGTTGCTCGTCGGCCCCAGCGTTGCCGCATTTTCTCTGCGAtctgtcctctttctcctcgccgcagcagtcgccgcctcgcgacgCAAGCGCACGCGCCTTCGAGGTCCCGTCAAAAGCCTCGCGATGGTTATCTGGGGCCTCGTTCCGAAACGCAAACCGGCGCGCAGCGGCCGACGGGAGCGGGGGGGAGCTACGGCGTGAAGGCGGCGATTTTCTCAAGCAGGGacggcaaaagagagaacgggggcCGCGATCCGGCGCGGTGCCAGTCGAACTCACCACGCTGCTGAGTGTAGACGGCGAACGCATCCAGgggggtgtatgtacactgcaCGAAGCCTGGGCGACGCCCCTCACCCTGGTCATGACGCTCTCGCTGATCTATGTCCAGATCCCGAAGGCTTTCCTTCCCGGACTCATTGTATTTG CAATTTGCCTCCTCTTGCAAGTTCTTCTgactcgccgcctccgccacCTGACGCGACGCTTGATGGTCTGCCGGgacgcgcgtctccacgcatgcagagagttTTTTGCGCAGTTTCGCCACGTGAAactcctctgtctcgagcGATTTGCCTACCGCCGTCTCCGAGCGCTCCGTCAGCATGAATTACAAAGACTCAA TTATTTCTTTATTTGCACGCCCCTGGTTGTGAAGGTCGTGGTGCTATTCTCGCTGGTTCTCTCTCACCAAAAGCTGACGGCCGCCTCGAACATCTTTGCCTCGCTGGCGCTCATCGACCGCGCCCTGAATGCACTGAACTCCCTGCCTCTGCTCCTCTCCGAATTCACCGCTGCGGCGGTCTCCTTCACGCGCTTCTCAGTCTTCCTGACTAACCACTGGAAAGAAGAACCCGtcggcgcgccgcccgctGGCCCGACTCAGAGCGCCGCCAAGTGGAATGAGAAGCTgcgcgaagagacgcgcctcccgcgcggCCGAGACAAAGCCGgggccgagagcgacgggggcgacggcagcgtggccgacgcgccgtctcccccgTTGAGTGCGGGCGGCGCTcaggcgaggagaccgaCGGCGGATCAGCCGGTcctggagacagcgacagcggTCGGGAGACTTctggcctcggcggcgcAGCCTCGCGGGGTGCGGGCTGACAACGAGCCGCCCGGTGAGCGTTTCCATTCGATTTCACGTGCTGACACCAGACCGCCAGGAGCTGGAAAAAGACGCACGACGCAGAGCCACGCTTTACACGCCCGTTGCCCGGTGTTGACGGGGGACATGAGCCAGCCAGAAACCGCTCAGGATGGCGCCGGgtcgtccgtttcttccATTTCTTCCCCGGCGCCTCAAAAGAGCCCAGACGGCCTCACGGTGGACGCAGCCGCGGAAGCCGCCGCGGCCAAAGCGCGAagtgtctcgccttcgttcgCCTCGATCCAGAGTGTCTCGACCACGTGTCGTGACCGAAACGCGTGGCCGCCGGGGACACTGGAAAGCGCaggagcgagacgggaagcTGTGCTTATGCTCTCGCGCTGCTACTTCTCGTGGCATTCGCTGACGCCCTCGGAACTGGCTGCGTTTGCGAAATCCTTCCTCTCAacctctcgctcgtctctgAGCGCGTCGAGCTcgtgcgccgcctcttccttctctgcgtcttcctcggccggCTCTGCGTTCGTGGCTGCCTCGCCACCTCCGTCGGCAGGCGCCCTCGTCAGCAGCAGCAAAGTGGTCCTCAAAAACATTAatttttctgtgcatgcgggcGAGCTCACGGTGATTGTCGGCCCGTcgggaggcgggaagagcAGCCTGCTTTGTGCGCTGGTGAGCGAATTGGTTCTCCTCCACGGCTCGGTGGCGGTCGCCGGGGACAAGCCAGAGGGGCGCGAAGCCAAGAGGGCAAGAGCCGCCCTCTCCTCGGAGACActcgaagcgaaggagacaaacgcgCGTCTTGCAGAGGCAACGGGGCCGTGCAGAAGCCTGCACGCGGATCCGCGCGCACGCCAGGCACCGCCTAGAGATGGTGAAGAAGCTTGGGCACTTCACACGCACGCCCGGAACGGCAACGACAGTGAAGatgaaggtgaagaagaggaaggtgaaCACgatgaagatgaagaagaggcttcGCCTGTGGGATACGCGGCACAACAACCGTGGTTGTTTCGGGGGACAGTTCGGGAAAACATTCTTTTCGGGCGCCCGTTCGACGCAGACGCGTACCATAAAGTACTTACCGCATGCGCCCTCCACAGCGACTTGGAGAAACTCGCTTGCAAGGACATGACCGATCTCGACAGCGGCGGGCAATGTCTGAGTG GCGGACAACGCGCAcgcgtcggcctcgcccgcgcCATCTacggcgcttctctcgcagccTCTTCATCGTCACCacgttcttcgtcctcggcttcttcctcaccttcttccgcatcttcgtcctctgcatctttctccttttctgtctccgctccgtGCGCGTCCATGTCttcgtgtccctcttctACCCCGCAGCGGCGATCGGCCCTGCTCagcgccgcaggcgaggcTTGTGGCGGCTGTGGGAAGTCCCCAAAGGGCGAGAcatcgcctgcatgcaggcggccTGAGGGCGAAGCGGCCCGCCGCAAAGAAGGTGGGAACGCGCCCCGCCTGTTCCTCATCGACGATCCATTCAGCTGCCTCGATGCAGTGACCGCGACGTGGATTTGGCGACATGTCTTTGCAGAAGGAG GCATCTTGTGTGGGCACACCGTCGTTCTGGtaacgcatgcagcgtttCTCAGCACTCTTCGTGACCCGCCGATTGCCTCGTTGTGGTACATGGAAGGCGGCCACCTCACGCCGGTCGCCAGTTCCTGTTTGaccgcggcgcctctcccgtcttcgctCGGTTTTTCTCAcctcccgctcgcgccgaAAAGCTCGCAACGTGGCGCCCGCTCTGCCGGATCGACGTCGCCCACGGCCTCtccgccggcgtctccgcacGAAGCGAAACTCCCGCTTCTGCCGACTTCGGACACAGTCGGCTTACATGCGAAGCCAGTCGCGAAAGGCACCCACCTGGCTTCGGGTgatgtgtctcttcccgAAGCGCGCGGCGGAGATGTCCAGCGACACTCCGGCGACACATCCTCTGAGGTCAAGGCCGTTTTTAAGTCGAGTGAAGGTGCGGAAATCCCGGCATCTAGCCCCGAGGGtggtcttcgtcctctcgcgccgGTGTGCCTGGGATGGCGAGggccgtctgcctccgcttcgccAGCGGTGTCGTCCCCTGGTCAAAACATGGGGCATCGCAGCGCGAAAGAACCAGACCGAGGCGGGCCAGGAGACGCATGTCCAGAGCGCCCATCACTGCTCCCGTCGGCGCCTCCAGGCGAACCTTCGACGTCTGCCTCCGGCCTCACTGGGCAGTTTGGCGAGGAGCTCACGAGCGCCAGTGAAGCGCGCAGCAGTTCCTACGGAAGCCTCGTGGGGTGCGCCGTTTCGCGCGGCTCTTTCAGGTCGGTGGGGCGGTCAGGGGGGCAGTTTGTCTCTTCAGGCGACGGGGGTGAGGGCCCGCGGGCCAGCCGAGAATGCGAGGGCCAAATGGGAGGACACCCTGCGAGACTGTTTCCGGTTTCCGGGTTTACAGGAACGGGGGCGGAGGGAGCTCGAAGCGACTCCTGTGCGGTCTGCAGccggggcgaggaggcgcggaaCACGCACGAGGAtccgagggagaaaagcgggagCGGAGCGAGGTTCGCTGTGAGAACGGGGGGTGCAAGGTCaggtgtctatacacctctgcagggcgaagagagcggaggcgcgcagccGTCATCTCCGGCGTTGCTTCAGAAGGGACCGTCATCGGCGTCCCGATATCTCGTGGTTGGAGGCATTGCGACGAAAGCCAGGGAGGAGGCCAGGGACAGGCGAAGCgcaagggaaaaggaaaaggcccGAGAAGGCGGTGCCTTCGACAGGGCCCTCTGGGGCGTTTACATccgcgccgcaggagacCGGCGAGTCGCCGGCGTCCTCGTGGCGTGCATG CTCCATGCGTACGGCAGTGCTTTCTGCGACTACTGGGTGAAGTGCTGGACGACGAATCGGCTGCCGTTCCTCGTGCCTCTCCCCTGGATTGcgttctttgcttctttgttttcgtcgcctccctcacTCGTCGAGGCGAGCAACTCCATCGTCGCGTTGCTGCGCTCAGCCCTTCCCGCAGTCCCCTCGCCCTTTGTGTTTTCCGCCTCGCGTTTTGTGGGCGGCCCCGAAGCTGAACAAGCCCCTGCCGTCTCGCTCGAAGTCGAGCAAAGATGGAAAGACACCagtttcctctttgtctaCCTGCTGGTCGCATGCATCTCCattctcctctgcgtctccacgACCTTCGGATACGTCCGCTGtggcctctccgccgccagCGCCCTCCACGAGCGCATGCTGGCTTCTCTCCTCAG ATCGGGGAGTTCCTGGGTGGAGCGCACTCCCTTAGGGCGTATCCTGAGCCGGTGCAGCGACGACATCTTCAGCGTCGACGAACAAAttccttctgctctccaTCTCTTCACCGTCATTGGAG TTACGCTGTCGGCCAAGCTCCTGATGTTAGCGGCCAACGCGCCGCTCCtgctcgtcgtcctccttcCTGTGGGCGTCTTCTTTTGGCGCACGTCTGCGCACTTCCGGTCCTCGGCCAG AGACTTGAAGCGCCTGGAAATGCTAACGAGGTCGCCCCTGCATGAGCGGCTCACCGAGGCATCAACTGGCGGAGCGACAATTCGCGCGTTCGG GGCGCAAAAGCGGTTCTATGAAGCGTACGTGGAGAAGCTCGGCGCGCACCGGCGCACAGTGCAGCGCAACCAGCTGGTGCATGCGTGGCTGTCCCTGCGCCTGCAGGGCTCCGGCGCCCTCGCCCaaggcgcgtttctcttcatcgtcgtcttcccagtcttcctcgtcccaCAGCGCCTGCGCACG ATGCAAGGCGAACTCGCTGCTGTCTTGGCGCTCGGCCTCTACACCACGATGCCGCTGGTCCGCCTCCTAACTGCCCTCATCACCTCTGCGATTCGCGCCGACATGCAAATGGTGGCCGTCGAACGTCTGACCGAATACGCAAAC ATTCCTCCTGAAGACGACTCGTACGACCCTCTGTACTGCCGACCTGTCGCCACCGCCCTGGCCGACGCCGCGAGTGTCGCAGCGGCGTCGTCGCGTCCTGTTTCGGCGCTTCgcgcgcctgtgtctctcgccagTTCCAAGCCGGCGCTGACTTCAGCCGCCCAGCCGAGATCAGAGGCATCTTCCCCTGCTGCGCCTCAGGCGACGCCGGAGCGAGcgacttcttcctcatcgtcctctgcatgcggcgccaAGCCCGCAGCCTCGGACCGCTCTGCGTCTGCAGTGTGCGCCACACCGAAGCATTCGGCGTTTCCCCtgttccttcccttcctgaCTCGCGAGGCTTCTTGCCCAAatctcgtctctcttggaAAAAAGAAACCCTCGGCAACAatcccttctccctcgccacatacgcctctcccttcctcatcttccgcttcgtcctcgtcttgctcttctctcttttcgtctctcccttcttctctctcttcttcctcttctgctgtctcttcgtccggcctcgcgccgcctgcatcgcctctctccccagCGATCTGCGACGCTCCTGcatcggcctctctctctccctcgtctgctGACTGCGCCACGCTCGGCTGCGCCGATGCCGGTGAAAAGGCGACAGATGCCGGCAGCCTCGCGGAAGGAACCTGTGCAACCCAGTGCGGGAAACGTCTGTCTGCGAAGGCCGCCGACACGCAGGCCTTGCCCGGCGAGGGACGAAGCGCAGTGCCGACTTGCGCGCCTCctgaaaagcagagaagcaaaacCTTTCGCAAGGCGCTTCGATTCGACGTCGGGCTACCCGCGGCTCCTGCGATCGCCTGGCCGACAGCCGGTCGCATCGACTTTGACGACGTTTGCGTCGAGTACGG GCCGGGGCTTGCACCCGCTTTGAGCCACGCCAGCTTCACGATTTACCCAGGGGAGACGGTCGCCATGGTTGGCCG GACCGGTGCGGGGAAATCCTCGGTTTTGTTGGCTCTGGCAAGAATGGTGAATTACACAGGCTCCATCAAGATCGACGGCATCGACACGCGCCGCATGCCGCGACACATTCtgcgttcgcgtctcgccctcgtgcCGCAAAATCCCGTCCTCTTTTCTGGCTCTCTCCGCAGCAACTTGGACGCCGAGCGCCTCCGCACAAACGAACAAATCTTCAAAATCCTCGACCTCTGCAAACTCGGGAATGTCGTTCGGGCCCTCCCCGAT GGCTTAGATACGCGGCTATCTGCCCGCGCCGAATGTGCGGACGTCGAATTTCGGATCAAACGATCTCGGCGGCATGCGACGGGTCCCC GCCACCAGCGCCGGAGTATGAGCTTGCAGTCGCCCCcatcttccgcgtcttcggaTACAGGCCACGCAGGCGCCTCAACGGGTGCGTGTGCGGCTGCGTGCTCTTCGCCTGTTTTCCCTGATGCCGTAGAAAAGctgcgagaaggccgcgaggcTGGAAGAAACACCAGAGAATACGAGCGCAACGTCCTGCCAGGAAGCATCCGGCTGTCGCCTGGCCAGCAGCAGCTCCTCTGTTTTTGCCGGGCTCTCCTCCGAGGCGCGCCGATCATGTGTTTGGATGAAGTGAATTGTCGATTCGACGCAGGCGTCGAGGAAGACATCATCTCGAGTGCGTTGCGCACGAAACTAAG gcCGTGCACGGTGCTAATGATCAGCCACACACTTGAGCAGCTGCGCTCGCTCTGCGACCGGGTGATTGCCTTCTACTCCTCGCGCGTTGTCGAAATCGGCTCGCCTGAGGCTCTCCTCGACAACCCTAACTCGTACTTTTCCAAGCTTTACCACGCAGGCACCACGGAGGGCGCGCACGGGGTTTGA